From Mailhella massiliensis:
CGACCTCGGCAGCGAACTCGTCGAAGTCTTCCCGCGCGCCCACGATGCTGCCGTAATGGATGGGCACCACGGTCTTCGGGTGCAGCGCGTTCACGAACGCTGCGGCCTGATGCGGGTCGCACGTGTACGTCCCGCCGATGGGCACGAGCGCCACGTCGCACGTCACCTGCTCGTTATCCGGGTTCTGGTCGGTGTCGCCCGCCGCGTAGTAGCGCAC
This genomic window contains:
- a CDS encoding MBL fold metallo-hydrolase, whose translation is GVAVEAVPAYNVEPERLGMHPQTHGWLGYVLTVDGVRYYAAGDTDQNPDNEQVTCDVALVPIGGTYTCDPHQAAAFVNALHPKTVVPIHYGSIVGAREDFDEFAAEVAPGIEVVRKVER